From the Chryseobacterium fluminis genome, the window CTTTTGGGCATATCCATGGAAGGCTTCATGCATGGAGAAATATTTAAAATCCGGGAAGCTTCCTTCTTTTTGAAATAGTTCAGGATAATACTTGAAGGCCAGCACTTTTTTGCCTTTAAGAAGGCTGAAAGTAAACGCTCCCGGAATCCAATATTCTGCAGACAGACTTCCCAGGGTGGTCGCAGCGTATACATCGGTGAGATAGGGATTTCCCGGAAAATCAATTTTTTTGAATTTTTTAGGATCAATATACCTGCCGGCATTGATTAAATAGACATACCGCCAGATCGATTTATTTTTCTGAGACCGGATAAGAATGAGGGGTTTCTGATCGTAGCGGTAAGAAGAAGTCCAGATTGCATCAGGTTTCTCTCTAAAATTTTTGTACTGAAGAGTCAGTTCGTCAAACATTTTTCGGTCTGTGGCATCCAGCTGACTATACTCCTTTTCAGGCATTTTTTTTATTAAAACAATGAAAAGCAGCAGTAATGCGAGAAGAAATAACAGCGTGAAGGCAATACCTTTCACCAGCTTTTTTAGAAATTTCATAGGATGTGTTTTTACAGATTGCTGCGTGCCAATTTTATGCCAAATAACTTGGTGGAATGATCTCAAGTATCTGAAAATCATAGCAATAATTAATTAAGATGATTAATCTCACATTCAGGATATTATCGGTCTTTAAATTCCTCAGGAATCCCAGGAAGTTCGGCTAGATCAATTTCCAGTTGTGTTGCTCCTTCATCTGCTTCTATACCGGCGGTGAAAGCACCATATACCGTATTTAATACCAGAGTGGCTTTTCCGTCGGTGACGGCAATCAACGGCTCTGAATTATTGAATGACGGATGCAGGTGAAATTTCACAAATCCTGTTAAGGGATAATTCGGATGGGTGCTGATGACCTCAAGGGTCACTTTATATAAGGTGGAGATATCGGAGGATTCCACTTTTGCAGTCACTTTTCTTTCATTCGTTTCTGACAGTCCGCCCCATTTTCCTTTCTGAGGATCATCAGAATCACTTCCGGCCATTTTATTGATATTGGCTCTTAAAGCTTCCAGGTTTTCGGTAATTCTTTTACCGCCTCCGATGTCAGTCATTTTCTGCTGAGTATCATTGACGGCTTCGGCGATGGCTTTTACTTTCTGTTCCTGTTCTTCCAATTTCTCTTCCAGGTTATCTTCCACCTTTTTTACCATCCCGATAAAATGAATCCGGGTCCATAAGTACACCGATAGGAATCCAAGAATTAAAAAATACAGAATAATGGATATGATGACAGGGGAGCCTACGGTATTATCTTTCAGGATTCCCGAAAAGTAAATTCCCAGCCTGCTCAGGTACCCCGGAATATTATTCAGCTGTGTCAGTCCCACACCTACGATTATTTTGGTGAGCCAGTCACTGATCTGGACCAGGTTGTCATTCTGGCTGATGATCTTTCTTTTGTCAGCATGATTGCCTTCAGGATTCAGGATCTTAGGAACGCCGAATAAAAAGCCTGATAAACCACCGATTCCAAAGCTGGCGCCACCGATAAGGATGAAAATTCCGGACAGCTCGAAATAGGTGGTGAGATTGGTTTCGATTTTTTGCAATCCTACCAGGAAACAGATCGCAAGACCTGCAATAATGGAGATCAGGAGAAAGTCCCAGATCGTTTTCAGATCCTGGTTTTTGTGTTTTAAAGGTAATTCTTTCATGGTATCGTTTTTATACCTTCAAATTTCTCAACTTTCAGGTCTTTATTCAATACCCCTTTTGTGTAGTTTTAAAATTGCGTTTACCGTTCTTTCATCAAAAAGAAAACCACCGATTCTTCGATGGTTTTAAAGTTTTATTTTTTAGCTTCTTCTGTCAGTTTTTTGAATTCATCTTCCTTTACGGGTTTCCCTTCAAAATAATAACTTACCGTTTTGGTTCCGTCCGGAGCCGTTTTAGTGGATCTTCCGTGAATCTTATCCTTTTTGTAGTAGGATTCGTTGGCAGTGCCTTTTCCGTCGTACCATACATTTCTTATCCGTTCGCCTGCATCGCCGTACTCCGTTTCAGAATAAATTCTGTAGCTGTTATCTTTTTCATAACTGATCGCTTTATGAATGCCTACCGGTTTGCGGTTTCTGTATTTATTCGAATGGATAACGTTACCATTCTGGTCATAAAAGGTTTTCTCCCCGTCCGAATGCTGGATATACTGCGTTTTACCATTTTTAAAATAGGCGATGGATTTTACAAACTGATAGTCTGCATAGACATCTTCGGCCTGCAGCTTCCCTTCTTCGTCGAAAACTTTTCCGGAGATCTTTTTGTCATTTTGGTAAAGCTCCTGGTGTTTCAGAATATTTTTCTGGTAGACTTCACTCAATCCGTTCTTTTTATCATCCTTATAAGTGATGATCCCGATAACATCCCCTTCAGTACCGTAATTTTTCCAGGTCCCTGTTTTATTTCCCGACGGATCATAATACGATTCCGATCTTATCTTTCCCGGTGCGTAAAAGCTTTTATGCGTACCGATGGGTTTTCCGTAACGGTACAGGTTCTTCGAAAGCAACTCACCGTCTTTACTGTATTTTTCGACATAACCGTTAAATTCATTATTGAAATAGGTTGCCGAATAGCTTTTTATACGCTTTTTGGGCTGCTTAGGATCTTTTCCGTCACCGTTGGTGATGCTGTATGCCGTATAGACTCCGTTTCTCACATCCCGATCGATGATGTTGTAATCCACCAGTGGGATGCCTTCATAGGAAAGCTCTACTTTTCCTTTCCTGAAATCACCCGGATAAATGATTTTAAGCTTATCGTTCAGGATCGTTATCGGGCCAATGAGACCTCCGTTTTTATACGTGCCTTCGATGATGTATTCTTTCTCATCATACCGGTCCTTCCGATCATTGAAATAAACTTTTTTGACCCCGTTTTTAAGATTATTGCTGTACGGAACTTCAGACAGCAGTTTTCCGGATTGATCGTAGACTTTGTAAAGGCCTTCTATCTTTCCGTTTTTATAAGGAATTTCCTGAAATGTAATACCTCCCGGATAATAGATTTTTTTGACCCCGTCAATAACATTGTTTTTAAATGGAGTCGTAGTGGTAAAGCCGTCATAAATAACGGTTGTGAGTTCTGCAGTTTTACCTTTGGCCGGAAGTGATGCCAGAACATCGTAATTTTTATCCAGTTTTGTAATTTCGGTATAAAATTCTTCAGGTGAGAATTCTATCTCTTTGAAGAAAGCCTCTTCATATAATTTCGATTTATCTTTGCTTAATACGGTGTAATTTAAGACTTCAGAGTCATAATCACTGTTTCCGCGGTATTGTGCCGTTACTGAAATACCGGTCAAAAGAAGGGCGATGCTGTAGTATCTGAATTTCATAGTTTAGTTTTTAAAGTAAAGCTGGCCGTTTTTATCTGCGTATCCTAATAAATCACCTTTCTCGTCTTCCAGGGCAATCAGTAAGCTTCCTTTCTTGCCGTTTCTTGCCGATGTTGAGGAAAATACACTTTGCCAGTACGGATACTGCATATACACGTTTCGGATCCGGTACGGGAACACCGGTTCCAGGAAGTTAATCCCTGAAGTCGGTTTCTCTCTGGTAGGCGTTAAAAATCCATATTTTCCGTCCTTTTTAAGACGAAGGTAATTTCCGTAGCCGTTTTCAACCTTTTTATTAACGATCTCATCATAAACAGGCTGCAGGATCAGTTCTCCCTGAGGATTGATTACACCATACTTTCCGTCTTTCTTAATGGTCCAATAGCTGAAATCATAGTTTCCGAAGACATCGTTCACGATCAGCTCATCAAATTCAGAAAACTGCCGCTGATTTCCGTCCATGAACGAAAACTTCATCTTTCCGTTTTTCCTATCCTTCTGGCCCAACAGGTAAAGAATCCCCTGGTATCCCGAGTCTCTGCTTGGATTCAGCATTTTTATGCTGTCATATTCCGTGGCTTTATCTCCGGTGATCAGGATGGCTTTTTTATTTTTGGTGGTATATGTGATATAATTGCTGTATGTATACACAGAATCCCCACTTTTTCTCTGAGGCTGGCTGCCCTTAAAGCTTTCCACCGCTAGGTTTTTTATTTTGCGCGGCAGCTTCAGTCTTTTTGTCACTTTTTTGGCATCCTTCTGATAACCGTAGCTGTACACGGCTTTAGGAATGTTGTTTTCCAGCGAATAGCTCACCTGGATATAAGACGGCATTTTCGGCGCAGCTTCACTCACAGCAGAAGTCCCGGCAGGCTTTACTTCAGATGAAGAACTTCCCCTTCCCGTAGATGGCGGAGGAGGCGGTGGCGTGTAGCTTACGCTATCGGAATAGGTGTCCGGAGATGCATAATGAGGTGCTTTTACACCTTCCTGGGACCCTCCGTAATAAGAAGATCTTTCCGGAATATGTTTTACGATCATTTCCCTGTTATTTTTCGTAACATACGGGACCAGGCTTTTACCATCGGAAACTAAGGTAACTTCCGTTAAAGGGTCCGGTTCATTTTTTCTGAAACTGAGGTTTAGCTGTCTGGATTTTTTATCATCTCTTAAAGCAATGGAGTAGTAATCTTTATAGATGAAAGTGCTTTTCTGTTCTTTAGGATTCCATACAAAGAGATCTTCTCTCATATTGTCATTCAGCAGATGAAAAAGCGTACTGTACGTATTTTCAGCATACTCTTTGCCAAAACTTTCGGATCTCAGAATACTTAATACAGGTTGTTCCGTAATTTTTATCCCGGATTTATCGATGATCATGCGATGCTTTTTTTCATCATCCATTTCTCCGATGATATACCCCCGGTAGGTAGCGAAAACATCTTTGTATTCAGGCAAAAGGGCTTCCTTTCCATCAAGAATAACGCCTCTTTTTCCGTTTTTATACGTATGAAAAAGCTTGAAGTCATAATCATCCTGCACATTGAAGCTGATGGAATCGTATTTCGGAGCGATTATTTCTGTTCCCGCCTCATTGGAAACACCCCATAATTTACCGTCCCGGTACGGAATATAAATTTCCTGAGCTGAAAGGTTAAGACTTAAAAAGAATAGAGGTAAAAGACCCGTTTTCTTTGAGAATATAAATTTCATTCTATAGTTTTTGCAAAAGTAGGTAATTTTTTAAGTTTTAAAGGGTATAGGCTGGAAATAAAGATAACAGTAAAATTAAGGTTATCATCGACTGATAACCTTAAATGATCCCTGAGAAAGTTCTTTTTAAAACTTCCTTATTTCCCGCTTTCTTATCAGGATATCTGATACAGTTCTTCCCTGATGTTCACCAGAATCTTTGTCGTTTTATCGAGGTCGGGAAACTCGGGCAGAGTCGATCTTGAATGATAATGTTCAATCGACTGAATCAGGCTTTCAGCTTTGTCCATCACAGCTTCATAAGACCAGTTTCCGGCTTTGATCTCCAGCAATTCCTCACGGTTTTCTACACGGATATTCAGGGAACCGGTTTTAAAAATCTGCTCGCAGGACTGTAGAAGGCGAATGGTATGCATCATATTTTTGCTGTCGTAGTTTTGCCCGTGCGTCTGATTGACATTGTAGCGGTCTTCATTCCGCTCCGAAACCCATTTCCAGTATTCGCGGTAATCTTTGCAGTAAGTAGAGTAGGCATCCAGGTTACAGAACAGATAAGCGACCGGGTTTTCATCTTTCGGAACTGATGAGACAGAAACCTGATTGGCTTCTTCATTCTGAATAATTCCTTTATAATTCAGATCTCCCGTTTCGCTGTAAAAAAGCGCAAACATTCCTTTGGTATTGTCTATGCTCACCAAACCACATTTTTCCTGATCTTTCCCGCTCTCCCGCAGCCATTTCTTCAAAGACACAGAACCTTGATTCTTCAGAACATAACAGAAATCGAGAATTGTTTTTCTTTCTTTGTCAATAGGATTCAGGATTTTTTTGTTGAGTCCTTTGGCCTTCCTGATCTGTGAAATGGCATATCCGGCAAACGTATCTTTACACAGTTTCGAAAGAAAGTCTTCAGGCTTCAGCAACTCCATCAATGGATTTTTATGTTGGATACAGTCTTCCGGACTTGCCAGGACTTCAAGGATATTCGGATTGTTTTTCTGTAGCAACTCTACAAATCTCCCGATCTCATAATATGTAATATCATTGGTCTCATTGGAAATCTGCGGAATATAATGGAGACCGAAAAAGTCTTCTTTCGGCAGATAATAGACGCCCCGGATATCGGTATCGGAATTTTCTGTAGCGAGCCCGAAGGAACGGCTTCCTGAGATGGACTCGAGGAGGATGAGGTTGCGGGATTTCAGAGATTTTATAGCTAACATATTTTGATTATTATTTTAGAATGAAAAAATCTATTTTTCCATTCGATTACTTTCTGTTTTCAATCTGGCTAAGGTTATTTTCTATCCTGTATTTTTTTCGCTTTCATCGAACTCTATAGTATTTTCAGACAATAGTTTCATGTTTTTCTATCATGTCTTTTATCTTCATCAAAGCATCACTTGCTCTTTCTTTGATCAACATATATTTTTTTGTCCCAGAAAAGCGTTCAAAGAAATAACTGTCTTCTTCGGTATTAATTTCAATCAGATACCCTCCGTACTGTAAAACTGTTTCTGCAATCATTTGAGGTAATGTAGTTGCTCCAGAAGTTCCGATTATAAAGAGAATCCCTGTCTTTTTTGCAGCCCTTAACGTAGAGTTTAGAAAATACAGTTTTTCATTATACGATTCATCAAACCATAATGTATTGGGACGAAGCCAGTCTCCGCAGTTCTGACAATGCAAAAGTTCTATGTCTTTTTCTGTAAGATCTTCGGTCAGTTCTTTGGATTTTAACTCTGCAGGCATCAACATGATACTGCTGCATTCTGAGGCGCACCGTATCGTTTGCTTATTTCCGTGAATTTCAAACACGTTTTTACTGCCTGCTTTTTGATGAAGTCCGTCTACATTTTGGGTAATCAATTGAAATTTTTTATCCAGCAGATTTTCTATTTCAGAAAGGGTAAAATGCCCCTGATTGGGTTCAGCTTCCTCGATCAGCTTTTTCCAGAATAAATTGTACTGCCAGACTTCTTCCTGGTTTTTACTAAAATATTTAAATGTCCCAAATTCTTCTGGTTTGTGATACTGTGTTCCTTTGATCCAAATACCATCGATTCCACGGTAAGTAGGCAGTCCGCTCTCTGAGGAAATTCCTGCACCTGTAAGAAACGAAAATAAATTCTTTTTCTTTTTTTGTAAATTCTCCTGTATAAGTGTTTGTAATGTTGGTTTCATTTTTTTAAATTTAGTATCTCCCGAAAAACCCTCTCCATCTCATTTTTATCCGCGTTCCCCCCTTTCAGAAGTCTGGCTCCTTCCTCATTAATCTTTACCATCTCTTCCAAAAACCCAAACAGCTCCCAGTCATTCGGATGGTAATACGATTCATCTTTAGTAGCCTTTAATGCGATTAAATTTTCTATTTTCATTTTGGTGGAAGCATTTACCAAAACCAGCAATTCGCTGAACAAAACCGGTGGAACCGTTCCTTTTTCCAGAATCCATTTTCCGGTTAAAGCAGTTCGGAGACAGTAAAAGTAGGATTTTAGTTTTACTTCATCACTTCTGCAGGCTTCCAGGTATTTTTTGCTCATGCTCAGATAATGGTAAGAAACCGCTATCGGGGAAAAGCATTCGTCAGCAAGAGGTTTAAAAAGCTCAAAAAACCGATCGTTTTTTATGTATATGATCGGTGAGTAAAACCAACTCAGCAAGGCAGCATTCGATTTGTGCAGAAGATGAAAAGTTTTCCGCAGATCCCATCCGGAACCGTCGAGATCATCTTCTGTCATAAATTCTATCGTTTCATCCTTATCCCAGGGCGAAAGATACCAGTTTTTTTCGTGCCGGTAGATAAACCGGATGTCATAGTCGCTGTCAGGAGAAGCAAAACCCCAGGCGCGGCTTCCGGACTCTACGGCAAGAAGTATTTCTATCCCCCTTTTTTCCTCAACTTCTTTCAGCTTTTTCAGTATTTCGGGTGTCATTGTTTTAATTTTATAGGACAAAGTAATACAGGAACTGCGTAATCTTTTTGCGTCGTACTTTTTAATGGGAAGTTTTATAAGATATCATTATAATTTTCCACTTTCTCATTCTGAGGTTGTTAAACTTATTCAGGAAAAAGAGTTCCGAGAAAATTAGCAATTTTAGATTGCAATGTAAAAGACTAACAATCTGCAACTCATCAGCAAAGATAAAATAGAGAAATGGATTTTACCATTTAAGCAGAGGGAAAAGAGAATTTTCTACGAAGTTTGACTTGGTAAAAATAATTCAGATCATTATAAACGGCTGAAAACCGGTTGTCAGTGGTGGAAACTTTCGAAGGACTATTTCGGGAAGAGAATTAAGTGTGCTTCAGAAGAAAATCAGAAGATTTTTAACAAGACTTCAGTGTACTTCTTTTGCGTAAAGCATATTACTTTAATTAACTTAAGTGTTTAGAAATCTTTTGGATCTCCTTTGTGGCTTGCTACAGACAACCACACGAAGGGATTCGTGCGGTAGCAGTGAAAGGATTCGTGCGGTAGCAGTGAGGTAGCAGTGTGTGGTATTTACTGTCTCACACTTAAGTACACTCTAGAAAGTTTGAAAAAAGTACCGCAGAATTAAGTTCACATGAGGTGAATCAAAGATTTTCAAAAAACTTACGTGTACTTCTTTTGCGTAAAGTATATTACTTTAATTAACTTAAGTGTTTAGAAATCTTTCGGATCTCCTTTGTGGTTTACTACAGACAACCACACGAAGGGATTCGTGCGGTAGCAGTGAAAGGATTCGTGCGGTAGCAGTGAGGTAGCCTTTTCTGTATGAAGGCATGAAAAAATAGCCTGTAAAAATTAAATTTCTGTAGAATTACATAGATTTTAGTAATTTGCAAAAACATATTAGACATCAATGTTTGCAGACGAATTACAACACAAAATTGATTTTAAAACAAAACCCCTGGGGGCTTTAGGATCGCTGGAGCAGTTGGCTCATAAAATAGGAATGGTTCAGCAGACCACCTCGCCGGAATTAGTAAAACCTCACCTGATTGTTTTCGCAGCCGATCATGGCATTGCCGCAGCGGGAGTCAGTGCTTATCCGCAGGAAGTAACCTATCAGATGGTGATGAATTTCCTGGGAGGCGGAGCAGCGATCAATGTATTTTGCAGGCAGAACGGAATTGATCTTAAAATTGTAGATGCAGGAGTTAATTTTGATTTTCCCGAAGGCCTGGAGCTGATCGATAAAAAAGTCAGGAAATCAAGCCGTAATATTTTGGAGGAGCCGGCAATGACTCTTGAGGAATATCAGCAGGCGCTGGAAAACGGTCAATCTGTTGTTGAAGAAATTGCAGAAACAGGCTCTAATATCATCGGTTTTGGTGAAATGGGCATTGGAAATACCTCAGCATCTTCACTGATGATGAGCAGGTTATTTACTATCCCTATCAAAGACTGCGTGGGCCGTGGAACCGGTCTTAATGATACCCAGCTCCGGAATAAAATCAGCATCCTGACAGAGGCTGCTGAAAAATATCCTGATCTTAAAATGGCTGATGAAATTGCACAAACCTTCGGCGGGCTGGAGATTGTCCAGATGATCGGTGCCATCGAAGAAGCTTACCGGCAGAATATGCTGATCTTAGTGGACGGATTTATTGCAACCGTAGCAGTGTCGGCAGCGTGGAAAAAGAGTCCTGAAATTTTAAATAACTGTATCTTCTGTCATGTCAGTGGTGAATATGCACACCTCAGATTACTGGAATTACTGGGACAGAAGGCGCTGCTACATCTTGATTTAAGGGTAGGAGAGGGAACAGGCTGCGCATTGGCATATCCGATCGTTCAAAGTGCGGTTAATTTCCTGAATGAGATGTCCAGTTTTGGAGATGCCAACGTTTCAAATAAAGAATAAATGAAGAGTCTGAAGAATGAACTGATCTATTTTGCAACGGCTCTGATGTTTTTTACAAGGATTCCGGTTCCGTTCAAAGTTCCGTATTCCAGTGACATCATGAATAAATCCCAGAAATATTTTTCGTGGGTAGGACTGTTGGTAGGTTTGATCAATGCGGCGGTTTTTTATATCTCTCTGAAGCTTTTCAATCTGGAAATCGCTATTGTTGTAATGATGATTTCCAATGTACTGCTGACGGGTGCTTTTCACGAAGACGGTTTTACAGATGTCTGCGATAGCTTCGGTGGCGGCTACGGTAAAGAAAAGATCATGACGATCATGAAAGACAGCCGTGTCGGCGCCTATGGAACAATCGGAATTATTTTATTGTTTGCACTGAAATTTTTCAGCATAAAAGAACTGGCCACTGCAGATGTCATCAGAATATTGGCCATTATCATTCTGGCGCATACCTCAAGCCGGTTTATGGCAGGAACGATGATTTATACGCATAAGTACGTGACGGATATAGACGTCAGCAAGTCGAAACCACTGGCTCATCAACCGTTGGACAGGATTTCTCTGTTCATAAGTTTTATGGCTGTTATAGTTGCTTTTTCGTTGATTCCTGACTGGCGGCTGATCTTTGCCTTGATGATAGCCTATCTCGGGAAAATATACCTGGGATGGTATTTTAAGAAGCATATCGGAGGATATACCGGAGACTGCCTCGGCACCGTTCAGCAGGTTTGTGAAGTGTTATTTTATTTAGGAACGATCATCGTATGGAAATTCATCTGATTCGGCATACTGCCGTAGAAAATCCGGATAATGTATGTTACGGATTCGCAGAAATACCGCTGAGGAATAATCCCGATGATCTTAATTCAATTTCTCTGGATAAGGATTTTGATCTCGTTATTTCAAGCCCGTCCCAGCGCTGTCAGTTGCTGGCAAAGCATTTTCAGCTGAATTATGAAACTGACGAAAGAATCAGGGAAATGAATTTCGGAAACTGGGAACTGAAAAAATGGACGGATATTCCGGAAAAAGAAATCCAGCTGTGGTATGAGGATTTTATTCATGTAAAAGCACCGGACGGCGAAAGTCTTATGGATATGAAAACCCGCGTTTCAGCATTCTGGAACGAACTGGTTTCCAAAGAGAATCTTAATAAAATATTAATCGTAACCCATGCCGGTGTGATCCGTCTTGTGCTTCAGTCGGTCTTACAATTTCCTCTGGAAAATATGTTCCGAATCGAAACCGGTTATGGCAGAAGAACGGTGATTGTCGTAAAGGACGGCCTGACGTCAGTAAAAAGTCTAAACAGATAAACGGTATCCTGTATGCATGCTATATGGATTCGCGAATCATTCTGACCGGAGAGGGACAAAATAAAAAAACCGCTAGCAATTAGCGGTTTGTATAAAATATGTTGGAATATTAGAATCTTCTGAATGGTCTTACCCTTACCATATTGTAGCTCTTGGTATAGCCCCACATATAACCGGCATAGCCGTCCAGAATTCTGGCATCACTGGAGTTCTGTGCTTCTGTAGAACTCCAGAAATATTTATCAGACACATCATTCCACGGATTGGTAGCAATATTATAAACGTTTTTAGAACTTTTATAAAACGCCATCAATTCTTCTTCTGATGGCAGGAACCAGTCATTCAGGCCGTTAATGGTATAATTTTTACACAGTCTTGCCGCACAGTTGGCTTCTGTACACTGAGACATAATTCTCGTTGTATTGGCTGAACCTGATCCCATGAC encodes:
- a CDS encoding pYEATS domain-containing protein, which gives rise to MKELPLKHKNQDLKTIWDFLLISIIAGLAICFLVGLQKIETNLTTYFELSGIFILIGGASFGIGGLSGFLFGVPKILNPEGNHADKRKIISQNDNLVQISDWLTKIIVGVGLTQLNNIPGYLSRLGIYFSGILKDNTVGSPVIISIILYFLILGFLSVYLWTRIHFIGMVKKVEDNLEEKLEEQEQKVKAIAEAVNDTQQKMTDIGGGKRITENLEALRANINKMAGSDSDDPQKGKWGGLSETNERKVTAKVESSDISTLYKVTLEVISTHPNYPLTGFVKFHLHPSFNNSEPLIAVTDGKATLVLNTVYGAFTAGIEADEGATQLEIDLAELPGIPEEFKDR
- a CDS encoding toxin-antitoxin system YwqK family antitoxin, producing the protein MKFRYYSIALLLTGISVTAQYRGNSDYDSEVLNYTVLSKDKSKLYEEAFFKEIEFSPEEFYTEITKLDKNYDVLASLPAKGKTAELTTVIYDGFTTTTPFKNNVIDGVKKIYYPGGITFQEIPYKNGKIEGLYKVYDQSGKLLSEVPYSNNLKNGVKKVYFNDRKDRYDEKEYIIEGTYKNGGLIGPITILNDKLKIIYPGDFRKGKVELSYEGIPLVDYNIIDRDVRNGVYTAYSITNGDGKDPKQPKKRIKSYSATYFNNEFNGYVEKYSKDGELLSKNLYRYGKPIGTHKSFYAPGKIRSESYYDPSGNKTGTWKNYGTEGDVIGIITYKDDKKNGLSEVYQKNILKHQELYQNDKKISGKVFDEEGKLQAEDVYADYQFVKSIAYFKNGKTQYIQHSDGEKTFYDQNGNVIHSNKYRNRKPVGIHKAISYEKDNSYRIYSETEYGDAGERIRNVWYDGKGTANESYYKKDKIHGRSTKTAPDGTKTVSYYFEGKPVKEDEFKKLTEEAKK
- a CDS encoding WG repeat-containing protein produces the protein MKFIFSKKTGLLPLFFLSLNLSAQEIYIPYRDGKLWGVSNEAGTEIIAPKYDSISFNVQDDYDFKLFHTYKNGKRGVILDGKEALLPEYKDVFATYRGYIIGEMDDEKKHRMIIDKSGIKITEQPVLSILRSESFGKEYAENTYSTLFHLLNDNMREDLFVWNPKEQKSTFIYKDYYSIALRDDKKSRQLNLSFRKNEPDPLTEVTLVSDGKSLVPYVTKNNREMIVKHIPERSSYYGGSQEGVKAPHYASPDTYSDSVSYTPPPPPPSTGRGSSSSEVKPAGTSAVSEAAPKMPSYIQVSYSLENNIPKAVYSYGYQKDAKKVTKRLKLPRKIKNLAVESFKGSQPQRKSGDSVYTYSNYITYTTKNKKAILITGDKATEYDSIKMLNPSRDSGYQGILYLLGQKDRKNGKMKFSFMDGNQRQFSEFDELIVNDVFGNYDFSYWTIKKDGKYGVINPQGELILQPVYDEIVNKKVENGYGNYLRLKKDGKYGFLTPTREKPTSGINFLEPVFPYRIRNVYMQYPYWQSVFSSTSARNGKKGSLLIALEDEKGDLLGYADKNGQLYFKN
- a CDS encoding nucleotidyltransferase domain-containing protein, which translates into the protein MLAIKSLKSRNLILLESISGSRSFGLATENSDTDIRGVYYLPKEDFFGLHYIPQISNETNDITYYEIGRFVELLQKNNPNILEVLASPEDCIQHKNPLMELLKPEDFLSKLCKDTFAGYAISQIRKAKGLNKKILNPIDKERKTILDFCYVLKNQGSVSLKKWLRESGKDQEKCGLVSIDNTKGMFALFYSETGDLNYKGIIQNEEANQVSVSSVPKDENPVAYLFCNLDAYSTYCKDYREYWKWVSERNEDRYNVNQTHGQNYDSKNMMHTIRLLQSCEQIFKTGSLNIRVENREELLEIKAGNWSYEAVMDKAESLIQSIEHYHSRSTLPEFPDLDKTTKILVNIREELYQIS
- a CDS encoding SIR2 family NAD-dependent protein deacylase, with the protein product MKPTLQTLIQENLQKKKKNLFSFLTGAGISSESGLPTYRGIDGIWIKGTQYHKPEEFGTFKYFSKNQEEVWQYNLFWKKLIEEAEPNQGHFTLSEIENLLDKKFQLITQNVDGLHQKAGSKNVFEIHGNKQTIRCASECSSIMLMPAELKSKELTEDLTEKDIELLHCQNCGDWLRPNTLWFDESYNEKLYFLNSTLRAAKKTGILFIIGTSGATTLPQMIAETVLQYGGYLIEINTEEDSYFFERFSGTKKYMLIKERASDALMKIKDMIEKHETIV
- a CDS encoding nucleotidyltransferase domain-containing protein; this encodes MTPEILKKLKEVEEKRGIEILLAVESGSRAWGFASPDSDYDIRFIYRHEKNWYLSPWDKDETIEFMTEDDLDGSGWDLRKTFHLLHKSNAALLSWFYSPIIYIKNDRFFELFKPLADECFSPIAVSYHYLSMSKKYLEACRSDEVKLKSYFYCLRTALTGKWILEKGTVPPVLFSELLVLVNASTKMKIENLIALKATKDESYYHPNDWELFGFLEEMVKINEEGARLLKGGNADKNEMERVFREILNLKK
- the cobT gene encoding nicotinate-nucleotide--dimethylbenzimidazole phosphoribosyltransferase, coding for MFADELQHKIDFKTKPLGALGSLEQLAHKIGMVQQTTSPELVKPHLIVFAADHGIAAAGVSAYPQEVTYQMVMNFLGGGAAINVFCRQNGIDLKIVDAGVNFDFPEGLELIDKKVRKSSRNILEEPAMTLEEYQQALENGQSVVEEIAETGSNIIGFGEMGIGNTSASSLMMSRLFTIPIKDCVGRGTGLNDTQLRNKISILTEAAEKYPDLKMADEIAQTFGGLEIVQMIGAIEEAYRQNMLILVDGFIATVAVSAAWKKSPEILNNCIFCHVSGEYAHLRLLELLGQKALLHLDLRVGEGTGCALAYPIVQSAVNFLNEMSSFGDANVSNKE
- a CDS encoding adenosylcobinamide-GDP ribazoletransferase, with protein sequence MKSLKNELIYFATALMFFTRIPVPFKVPYSSDIMNKSQKYFSWVGLLVGLINAAVFYISLKLFNLEIAIVVMMISNVLLTGAFHEDGFTDVCDSFGGGYGKEKIMTIMKDSRVGAYGTIGIILLFALKFFSIKELATADVIRILAIIILAHTSSRFMAGTMIYTHKYVTDIDVSKSKPLAHQPLDRISLFISFMAVIVAFSLIPDWRLIFALMIAYLGKIYLGWYFKKHIGGYTGDCLGTVQQVCEVLFYLGTIIVWKFI
- the cobC gene encoding alpha-ribazole phosphatase family protein, translating into MEIHLIRHTAVENPDNVCYGFAEIPLRNNPDDLNSISLDKDFDLVISSPSQRCQLLAKHFQLNYETDERIREMNFGNWELKKWTDIPEKEIQLWYEDFIHVKAPDGESLMDMKTRVSAFWNELVSKENLNKILIVTHAGVIRLVLQSVLQFPLENMFRIETGYGRRTVIVVKDGLTSVKSLNR